The Streptomyces durmitorensis genome contains the following window.
CTGGGCCGACGCTGATCGACCAGGTCGGCAGCTGCGGCCTCCCCTTGCGCGGAGGGTTTACAGGGTTCTTCCAACGATGTAAAAAGCTCCCCGTACCGCCGAGTTGACCGCAAGTGCCGATCCTCCCGTGAGCGCTCTCAGCGCCGGGGCCGTGCCGTTTTGGGGACTCCATGAAGCCGACCACACGCCTTAGCCGCACCTCAGCCAGGACCCTCCTCGCCGCCGGTCTCGCCGCGAGCCTCGCGCTCGCCACCGGATGCGCCAAGTCCGAGGACGACGGCGACAAGAGCTCCGCGTCACAGGACCAGGGCGACTCGGGCCAGGTCGTCTCGGAGCCGAGCGAGGGCAGCGGCCCGACCTGCGCGATAGACGCCTACGGCGGCAAGAAGCTGGACCTCAAGACCGCCACCGTCGGCTTCTCCCAGTCGGAGAAGGAGGCCAACCCCTTCCGCATCGCGGAGACGGCGTCCATCAAGGCCGAGGCGGAGAAGCGCGGCGTCAAGCTGCTCACCGCCAACGCCCAGTCGCAGTTCTCCAAGCAGATCAGCGACGTCCAGGACCTCATCGCCAAGGGCGCCGACCTCCTTGTCATCGCGCCGCTGAACTCCGACGGCTGGGAGCCGGTGCTTCGCGCGGCCTCCGCCAAGCACATCCCGATCGTCACCATCGACCGCAAGATCAACGCCAAGGCCTGCAAGGACTACGTCAGCTTCATCGGCTCGGACTTCGTCGAGCAGGGCAAGCGCGCGGCGGA
Protein-coding sequences here:
- a CDS encoding ABC transporter substrate-binding protein, which produces MKPTTRLSRTSARTLLAAGLAASLALATGCAKSEDDGDKSSASQDQGDSGQVVSEPSEGSGPTCAIDAYGGKKLDLKTATVGFSQSEKEANPFRIAETASIKAEAEKRGVKLLTANAQSQFSKQISDVQDLIAKGADLLVIAPLNSDGWEPVLRAASAKHIPIVTIDRKINAKACKDYVSFIGSDFVEQGKRAADQMIKTTGGKGKVAILLGAAGNNVTTERTKGFEDRIKEKAPDLKVVFKQTGEFAREKGQQVTEQLIQSKPDITGIYAENDEMGLGAVNALKGAGKKAGDVKIVTVDGTRNAVQGIVDGWIDGVIESNPRFGPLAFQTLDTFTKGTKVSQDIVIKDSAYTKTNAKADLGKAY